One genomic segment of Mytilus trossulus isolate FHL-02 chromosome 4, PNRI_Mtr1.1.1.hap1, whole genome shotgun sequence includes these proteins:
- the LOC134713951 gene encoding metalloproteinase inhibitor 2-like isoform X1, giving the protein MYKNSLIFNNCDISKLVQVEMMRTLSLFLLFLTIDGGYCCSCYPSHSQTAFCGSEVVIKGKAINRYRSTPKDLPVNNGLYPGMYDNVVYEVEVIEVFKLPTQTDIKVGDTVQAVTGDDGAMCGGNLPLNTDILITGQQDGKSKLRFGLCNFNAAFSSLTNVQLEGIRGQYDCKCKINPWQGDPTKKMDTCYMDEFPGYNTMCLSEFGRCSQDKSGACNWDVEQNNRCRNPTRN; this is encoded by the exons ATGTATAAAAATTCActgattttcaataattgtgaTATTTCTAAATTAGTACAGGTAGAG ATGATGAGGACATTAAGCTTGTTTTTACTGTTTCTAACTATTGATGGGGGATACTGTTGTTCATGTTATCCAAGTCATTCACAGACGGCCTTTTGTGGAAGTGAAGTTG TTATCAAAGGCAAAGCAATCAACAGATATAGATCAACACCGAAAGATCTTCCGGTGAACAATGGTCTATATCCGGGAATGTATGACAATGTCGTCTATGAGGTTGAAGTTATTGAGGTTTTTAAG CTTCCAACACAAACAGATATAAAAGTTGGGGATACTGTCCAAGCTGTTACGGGAGACGACGGGGCAATGTGTGGTGGTAATCTTCCGTTAAATACTGACATATTGATCACAG GTCAACAAGATGGGAAAAGTAAGCTTAGGTTTGGTTTATGTAATTTCAATGCAGCGTTCAGCTCTCTGACCAATGTTCAGTTGGAAGGTATCCGAGGACAGTATGATTGCAAGTGTAAA attaaccCATGGCAAGGTGATCCCACAAAGAAAATGGACACTTGTTATATGGATGAGTTTCCAGGTTATAATACAATGTGCCTATCGGAATTCGGGCGATGTAGTCAAGACAAATCTGGAGCATGCAACTGGGATGTTGAGCAGAATAACAGATGCAGAAATCCTACACGAAACTAA
- the LOC134713951 gene encoding metalloproteinase inhibitor 2-like isoform X2 has protein sequence MMRTLSLFLLFLTIDGGYCCSCYPSHSQTAFCGSEVVIKGKAINRYRSTPKDLPVNNGLYPGMYDNVVYEVEVIEVFKLPTQTDIKVGDTVQAVTGDDGAMCGGNLPLNTDILITGQQDGKSKLRFGLCNFNAAFSSLTNVQLEGIRGQYDCKCKINPWQGDPTKKMDTCYMDEFPGYNTMCLSEFGRCSQDKSGACNWDVEQNNRCRNPTRN, from the exons ATGATGAGGACATTAAGCTTGTTTTTACTGTTTCTAACTATTGATGGGGGATACTGTTGTTCATGTTATCCAAGTCATTCACAGACGGCCTTTTGTGGAAGTGAAGTTG TTATCAAAGGCAAAGCAATCAACAGATATAGATCAACACCGAAAGATCTTCCGGTGAACAATGGTCTATATCCGGGAATGTATGACAATGTCGTCTATGAGGTTGAAGTTATTGAGGTTTTTAAG CTTCCAACACAAACAGATATAAAAGTTGGGGATACTGTCCAAGCTGTTACGGGAGACGACGGGGCAATGTGTGGTGGTAATCTTCCGTTAAATACTGACATATTGATCACAG GTCAACAAGATGGGAAAAGTAAGCTTAGGTTTGGTTTATGTAATTTCAATGCAGCGTTCAGCTCTCTGACCAATGTTCAGTTGGAAGGTATCCGAGGACAGTATGATTGCAAGTGTAAA attaaccCATGGCAAGGTGATCCCACAAAGAAAATGGACACTTGTTATATGGATGAGTTTCCAGGTTATAATACAATGTGCCTATCGGAATTCGGGCGATGTAGTCAAGACAAATCTGGAGCATGCAACTGGGATGTTGAGCAGAATAACAGATGCAGAAATCCTACACGAAACTAA
- the LOC134716628 gene encoding metalloproteinase inhibitor 1-like, producing the protein MWFITLLLMLSLTENRCFGCSCYPQDPLPVAFCKSSFVIKAKPVKVALNPPIEGDVYSSGFNPWIKRIYDVNVIEVFKTPDNVHLKPGDVIQAITDHMDSLCGGYLELDTEQLILGGVNDDGQITFDACSHTEPNGVTPSQLAGMRKDYLTMCY; encoded by the exons ATGTGGTTTATTACTCTTTTGTTGATGTTGTCGCTAACGGAGAACAGATGTTTTGGATGTTCGTGTTATCCCCAAGATCCTCTACCAGTGGCTTTCTGTAAAAGTAGTTTTG TTATAAAAGCGAAACCTGTGAAGGTTGCACTCAATCCACCTATTGAAGGCGATGTGTACAGCAGCGGTTTTAACCCTTGGATCAAGAGAATATATGACGTCAACGTCATAGAAGTATTTAAG acACCAGACAACGTTCACTTGAAACCAGGAGATGTTATACAAGCTATTACTGATCATATGGATTCATTGTGTGGAGGATATTTGGAATTAGACACCGAACAACTAATTTTag GCGGAGTTAATGATGATGGTCAGATAACATTTGATGCATGTTCCCACACGGAACCAAATGGGGTTACACCTTCGCAGTTAGCAGGCATGAGAAAAGACTACTTGACAATGTgctattaa